AGCATCGCAATATTGTGGTGTAGCATTGTTACGCACCTCTCCTTTAACAGCCTGATATAGTCCATCAATACTCAAGAAGGCTAGGCTATCTACTCCTATAACTTCCTTAATTTCCTCTACAGATTTATTTGCAGCAATTAAATCTTTGCACTCTGGCGTATCTATTCCATAAAAACAAGAATGCTTAATTGGTGGGCTTGAAATTTTGAGGTGAATCTCTTTTACTCCTGCATCCTTTAGCATAACTATTATATTTCTGAGCGTACTACCACGCACTATACTATCATCTATTAAAATTATGTTTTTACCTTTCAAAGTGTGCTTATTAGCATTGAATTTTAATTTTATTCTAACTTTACGTACTTCAGCGGTTGGTTGTATAAAAGTTCTTCCTATGTAATGATTACGAATTATCCCCAGTTCCATAGGTAATCCTGAATGCTTTGCATATCCAATAGCTGCAGGTATTCCAGAATCAGGTATTGGTACAACCATATTTACATTGTTTTTTGGTGGGCTCTCTTCTGCAAGTATTCTTCCTATTTCTTTTCTTATATCATATATGGACCTATTCTCCATTATGCTGTCTGGTCTCGAAAAGTAAACGTATTCAAAAATACAAAAACTTGATTTTTGCTGTGGGAAAGGAAACATTGAGGCTAGCTTACTATCCGAACTGATGGTAACTAATTCGCCTGGTTCTATTTCTCTAATAAACTCTGCATTTATTATATCAAGAGCACAAGTTTCAGATGCAAGAACGTAAGAACCGTTTAACTTTCCTAAAACAAGAGGCCTGATTCCAGATGGATCACGTACTCCAATAACTACTTCTTGATTGATTGCCACAAAAGAATAAGCACCTTGTATTTGCTTTAATGCATATATAAAACTCTCTAAAAAGCTATCTTTTTCACCGCTTGCTGTCAGATGCACTACTACTTCTGTATCAATATCTGACTGAAAAACGCACTCTTGTTTAATTAATTGTTCGCGTATCGGAGAAATATTAATTAAATTACCATTATGTGCTATGGCAAAATCCCCAAATTTGCCACTTTTGCCAAGCATGGGCTGCACTCCAAATTTACTACCACTTGTTGAGTATCGAACGTGACCTATTGCACAATCTCCAGGTAAGGATTTCTTTATTTCATCTATATCATCAAATACGCTGCTCACTTGACCTTGAAAGTGATAAGAGTGCAGCTTATCGTTGTTACTGGTTACTACGCCAAAAGACTCTTGACCTCTATGCTGCAAAGCGTGGAGAGCAAGTATAGAGTTAAATGCAGCATCGTTATTGCAGCTTATACCAAATACTCCACATTCCTCACGCATTTCATCTAGCATAAAAACTATTAAGTAAAGTTTAATTTTACTTTAGCATAGGTGAAATACAAGCATTTTGTTGTTCATCTGCTTTTATTGCCAGCAATAATCCTATGCATATCAAGCTTGCAGCAGTTGTACTTCCTCCATAGGAAAGAAATGGCAGTGGATCGCCTATCACAGGCAAGAGGCCTATTGACATTCCAATGTTTATAAAAAAATGAGCGCCAAAAAAA
This genomic interval from Wolbachia endosymbiont (group A) of Rhinocyllus conicus contains the following:
- the purF gene encoding amidophosphoribosyltransferase, with amino-acid sequence MLDEMREECGVFGISCNNDAAFNSILALHALQHRGQESFGVVTSNNDKLHSYHFQGQVSSVFDDIDEIKKSLPGDCAIGHVRYSTSGSKFGVQPMLGKSGKFGDFAIAHNGNLINISPIREQLIKQECVFQSDIDTEVVVHLTASGEKDSFLESFIYALKQIQGAYSFVAINQEVVIGVRDPSGIRPLVLGKLNGSYVLASETCALDIINAEFIREIEPGELVTISSDSKLASMFPFPQQKSSFCIFEYVYFSRPDSIMENRSIYDIRKEIGRILAEESPPKNNVNMVVPIPDSGIPAAIGYAKHSGLPMELGIIRNHYIGRTFIQPTAEVRKVRIKLKFNANKHTLKGKNIILIDDSIVRGSTLRNIIVMLKDAGVKEIHLKISSPPIKHSCFYGIDTPECKDLIAANKSVEEIKEVIGVDSLAFLSIDGLYQAVKGEVRNNATPQYCDACFTGDYPIGK